The DNA region TTCTCTTATTACCAATCAAGCATGTAGTTTTTTTCGTCCTTCTGAGGTACGTTTGTAGTGATGCTGTGAGTCTATTTTGTGACCTAATGAtctactttttctttatttgtatgTAAATTAAGATAGATTAGAACTAAGTAACAAAAATCATACAAACAACAATACaccaaaagaaaaatcaaaactgaAGATAATAAAATGAAACTTTGATATATTGATATAGTTTTTCCGCTTTTTTTAATCTTGAAATGAAACTGCAGATTCCATAAAGGTGGTTTGCTGTTAAATTGAAGTTTGAATGCTTAAAAAGTTGCTATTGTTGAATGGGTATGAAAAAATTAGCTTATTATTCTTATTTCTGCAACAACCATGTTAACATGTCATTGCACCTTTTTCCTTGCTGTTTGCATCCATGAATTCTTAAAATGCTCATTCTTGTGTAAATAGATTATGCTGCTGGAGTGGACAGATGACTTGGAGGCTTATATTCTTAAGGGTTATGGTAACTCCCTCAACTATAGAATGGGATTGTAGTCTATGGAACAAGCTATTCAAGCTGAAAAAGGTACTTCAGATGCTGTAATGTTAAGTGTGTATTATATCTTCTTGTGTATGGCATATTCATTAAATGAAACTTTTGAGGCTATGAGATTTATGTATGGATTAGTCTCTTTTAGTTAATGATATTTCATCtattaaagatttttaaaaaatagctttTGATGGTACTAGGAAATTTGAAAAAGGTTAATCAAGTCCtagaaaatttaaaaactttttgtaaactaaaaaaattttgctAGAGTAGCTCAGTCAGAATTTAGAACGATTCTCCTAAATTTTGAACTCAAAATACAAGAACGTGAAAAACTGAAAAGCATTTGATATTCATATACGGGTGAATATATTCATATATTTcattattctattagtttttcatttaattaaattttctttatttttggcaGCTTAGCTACTTACTCTTTCTCaaatatataacaatataattCAGGTTTTAATCTTGatttccaaactatcaatgatcATATTTCGATTCCCTTGCGAACCTATCTTAATTTgtcttcaaattttgatttcccccctttttgacatttttttttgttcttttgagGATAAGCGGTACACAAATTGAACAATTCAAAAGAAGAGTCGGCCATTTGGTTTTTATTCTTCCACATTTGCTTAACATCAAGCAAGAGATGTAAGAAGTGTAACATATGTAACCATTTGGTTTTTACACAATATCAAGTGATGCATGATGAATACTGGTTTCAGGTAACTATTAGTATATCTACTACCATTTTTCTTGATCACATTCTATATTTCAACTTCTTccttaattttaaagattttatgtTCCTTGAAAATTGGAATATATTATGTCGTTTAATTCTTTCAACTTAAATTATGTATATTTATGGTTGTTGATTGTTCCTTTTAGGGTCAAAAGTTTTCAGTTCAAAGTCTTTTGGAGAAAGAAATGTGTTCTAATGCTTTTGTTAATGGAACTTTAGTAATATTTCATTTGGCACCACAGGTATTTGTTGCTTTCTTTGTGTCTTATTTCTTTCAAATTTACTTTCATTTACAAGTAATTTGATtgcaaatttttatttgaatgctTCTTTATTGCAGGATTATCACCGTTTCCATGTTCCAGTATCAGGAACTATTGAGCAATTTGTTGACATCCCTGGATGCTTATATACGGTATGAGATAATGACCTAAGGAGAATCATTTAACATTTATGTTTTCTACTTTTCTTGGTGTTGATTgtcattagtatttttttaaggtCAATCCAATTGCTGTAAATAGAAAGTACTGTATTGTATTCACGGAGAATAAGCAAGTTGTTTCAATAATTTCTACTGTGGATTTTGGAAAGGTTTGTCATCCCTATCAATTTTAATTTACAAATGCCCGAGTTCATAACTAGGTCCTGCTTAAAATTCTGCCACGTGAATTTATTGGAGAATATTACTTTGTGGATAACAATTCCAATTTGTTATTTCACCATTGGCTGGGTTGCGAAAAATGTAAAAGCTTACATTTCTTACCttgaataatttataaatagCCATCATCCTAGAATTGAAACTACACGTTTTTGTGTTCACAACAAAGTTATCCCATAGCTGCGCGCCtgatatttagtatttttttaacctATATCTGGGAGTAATATATGATTTGGATTCATGTGGTATTTGTTGCAATAGGAGCTACTATGGTCGGCAGCATTACTTTTACAAGGAAAAGGGGTGATTATGTCAAAAAGGGAGATGAGGTTTGCAAGTTACAGTTTATTACTGATGTCTCATTTTTCTGTTGCTTGAGAAAtgataaattagatttttgactGTACTGTCTAAAAaccttttttatttgaaatttcacTAATATCTATTAAACGGTCGTTGAATATTGTGGATATTACATATAACATGATGAGTGGGATTTTGAATTAATAGGATTGTTACACTTAACATTTAGAAGCTATATCAACACTATGTTGTTTTTGCTTCTAATCAACATTTATTTACTTAATATAcagtttgaaaattttaattatatgaaTACATTTTTTTGGGGTTTGATAATTGGTTCAACTCTTTGAATACATGCAAATTATGCATGGGTTGAAGtctattttgttttgattttttctcTGCAGAATTCAATAGTAATTGATTAAGATCTTCTAGCAAATAGTAGGAGATCACTATAGACTTTGGTTTGTGTAAGGATGAGATTGGGCATCTCTATGAAACTGTCTTGAAATCTGGTTGACCAACTTGGAATTGTTCAATTTGTGTACCATTCTCTTCTAAATCTAACCAATAACCATGACATTGCTAATTTGACATTTTTTTCTGTTCTTCAGCTACAGGTCTTCTTGCATAAGGGAAAAAGAGTCGGCGAAGGCCGAAGAAGCATGGGCCCTCGGTAAGTATACCTTTTCTTTGAGAAATCATTTTTGGCAAAAAAATGTATTGTTTCTTTCAGAAATGGTACCAGTACAGTTTGTAAATCGAAATATAATATTTCTTTCTATTTGATGAATAGCTTTCTGTCTTCATATTTCTATATCTGCACAGGTGTTTTCAATTTTGAATACTTGCCATATCTGCTGAGGCGTAGCTAGAATCAAGTCCATTGAACATTAAGACTTTGAAGAGAGGTATAATTCTGTGAATGCGAGGGTCCCTGTTCTAATCTGCCATGGCAAACCCATCTCTAAGTCTCTCATCATAGTCGAATACATTGATCAGAGTTGGTCCAATAATAATGCCCCTTCAATCCTTCCTTCTGATCCTTATGACAAAGCAACTGCTCGCTTTTAAGCCACTTATATAGATGAAAAGGTGattcctttttgtttttttctgaTATGAGTTTTTGCTATTTTCGCTGTTTTTTTTCTCATTGTTTCATTAAAGTTggattatttctaattattgagTAAAAGATCTTAAAAgtttattgtaacaccctaactaccaaagctcacacttctggctgcgcaactctgatagctcagacATTACGATGACACTTAtgatatttaatactaaaatatgagactgtttaaaactttaaaccgcaataccgctcccaaaaatacttttgctatacaacatacatccatacataccatacaacatACAGAAaatcataaagagtacatccatatatatatatatatatatatatatatagtattacaaacattacccaatacaattcctaaccctcttacagaatatatcaggataaaggcgagggtacaaaaataataatctaaagcaatacagagcatctcagtaacaaataaataaactcttcgtgacttctgcgcccatatcctgaaaggaaaaaaatgtaagggggtgagaacatcatcctcgaaagggttctcagtagagggtttttgggaattactgtaataggatacgtgaagataaccgcgccagtgattaataactgacttatgcctcttttcaaaaacaacggtttacaataaaagagaaatctgaaatcttttctgaaagaggaaactatttatttaaaacaatattcaaaagcctttttaaaaggtttatctatgctgaaccaaattagcattccatacttttccaaaccaaaaacacaaaaccAGAACCAATCATCGGTCCACCTCATtttaaccacggccctaggcccaaacaaaccaaccatcaaccaatcaccacaatccaacagagacccagatgcaaacacagataggaagttcaagcacaaacaaacagttacaacaagtagaacaattagcagttaatcacaaaggcaaaccacgtacattatgcacacccaaacaatgtcacatagatgcatatgatgcatgcctgtccctagtggctgatgatatcatctgtcggttaccaagccaacccgacgtgaccggtagctaacccaggcacagtctctctgttgcgcattaatatcattagagggtatctgcgccctgtcgccattagagggtatcggtgccctgtcacccttacaaccagagagaaaacacaagcatactcgcttacgacattcatctcagccattcggcttaaattcacaattcattcaattgcatacatgcatttatattcaaccatggatcaccatccatctcagccatccggctcacggttcagttcagaaccaaccaatattcatagtatacacagccattccggctcacggttcaatccagaaccagccaatattcatagcgtacacagccattccggctcacggttcaatccagaaccagccaatattcatagtatacacagccattccggcccatagcaaaacaacacttccaccatccaacatcattaaattcataaaattggcatttaagccataaatcactttttctcaaatcatttcactttgaaatcaagtttcaactcttttcagccttggctttagaaatctcgtttctcaaatcatctcaggctcataagccaaatttactcaaagtaaaTGTCCCTtttaaaacaatgccactctcggcatcctcttttcaaaacttccataaccatggaaagttaaagattcattttgaaatattcaaaatcatccatccaacaatgggattttataacaaagtttctcgacagagtcccaagtctttaagggagaatagcataactcatttcgccaaattcatttaaaatcattaaaaccttggctttccgatttaagtaataaaataggatctaagccaaaccgagtcacgtaatcatttacttctttcaaagccgtttcctttacttaggcaaaaccagcttcaacccccatggtaaattctagaacgtttcaacggttcaaaattattttagtcttgcaagaattcagaattcaaagaatacttaaaacctttctcaaaacaatttaaaatgaaaCTTGTAAATAGACAtttaggttctttcaaagtcattgaaaccctcaagtcaaattcaaaggtaATGCCCTTatcacatttaaaacagctttaaaacataagtttcatctaaataactttctcctgaaagagatataATGCCTTTCTTAAAAAGCAAGAccaaatcacaatttcctctttaataactCATCTCAAAGGCATGAATagtccttttcttgataattcaaatataatagtagaagtctttaattcatcatttttccatacaacatttcaataaggactcggattttatagaaatttcggcagcatctcccctaaaacttggacgtTTGCCACCcgattcgggtcccaactaaaccgtttctcattccttttcaacagctcaaaaccagaaatcaattcaaaaggaagctaaatccaacagtcgcctcagtggcatatcttaaggaaaccatttcaaaatcaactcaatatcaaccgatttaactcatttccaaagtttaaaagaatcggttcagcaataaatcatttaacaaaaccaaattaattaaagcaacccaggctgaatttcaagagtattctatctttcacatcatcaaaataattaactcaattcaaaccaatccctcaatggattaaactcatatttcaaatctttaaagaatcaacttgaaaAGCATTCTGTTTCACAAAATCACACAACAATCCGTTCatcaaaaccaaataataatccaTTCAATCATACAATTACATTCATCCAGGATAATCAACATCACATAAGgcttatacaatcaccaaatacattatctcacatcagtatccatatgtaataattctaacatataaaatatagttttcaaaaagtgcccctacctcaaaacgcaaatccataacccaaGTGCGTCACAGTGTCCTTTCTGCCTCAACCCGAAATCGACAATCAAAATTTCGGTTCCGCGTGTCTTTCTCAATAGTAGAAACAACCTCAACGCCACAAGTAAACTCGGATTCTAACCCCTACAGCCATCAACATTACAATTACTTTATTACACAGAATAGAACACTAACGCAGAGCTATCAGTAAGAACGGATGAACCGAACCGCAACGCCCTCTGAACCGGTTGGGCGGTGGCCCCGGCAGCCACTTCCAGCGACTGTGGTGACCCAGACTCTGGCAACGATGACTGAAACCAACATGCCGCGACAATAAGATTCCCATAACCTCACAAGAAACAAAGACCAAGTCTGAAACCCTTACCGACATTGGATCTCGACGGCGGCAGAGGCATTTTTTGGCGACTACAGCGGGGGTTTCAAGTGGTAGAAACGGCCAGAAGCTCCAGTGTGGTTCCGGCAGCCACAACCACTTCTCCGGCAGCCATAAGCACAGACGCGTAGCTCCCCTTTCCAACAGCGTCACCTGCGGCGGCGGCTGGTGCAACAGTTCAAGACGCAAGCAGCAGCGGCAGAGATAGAGAAAGGCAGTTTCCTCCACTCTCATCCATCGTCAACCACGATGGAGGTGGAAGCTGGTAGTGACGGCGTAGTTCCAACAGGGGCGACTCTCCTCTGTTCATGCTCCCAGTGGCGGCGGAAAGAATGGATTCGACGACGGTTCCCCATGCGGCGATGGTCTCCCCTGTCGCGCTCTCCCTCTCGCTGCTGTGCGAACTCCCATCTCACCCTC from Arachis hypogaea cultivar Tifrunner chromosome 10, arahy.Tifrunner.gnm2.J5K5, whole genome shotgun sequence includes:
- the LOC112718188 gene encoding uncharacterized protein isoform X2 — protein: MCSNAFVNGTLVIFHLAPQDYHRFHVPVSGTIEQFVDIPGCLYTELLWSAALLLQGKGVIMSKREMSYRSSCIREKESAKAEEAWALGVFNFEYLPYLLRRS
- the LOC112718188 gene encoding phosphatidylserine decarboxylase proenzyme 2-like isoform X1, with the protein product MCSNAFVNGTLVIFHLAPQDYHRFHVPVSGTIEQFVDIPGCLYTVNPIAVNRKYCIVFTENKQVVSIISTVDFGKELLWSAALLLQGKGVIMSKREMSYRSSCIREKESAKAEEAWALGVFNFEYLPYLLRRS